The Setaria viridis chromosome 6, Setaria_viridis_v4.0, whole genome shotgun sequence genome contains a region encoding:
- the LOC140223250 gene encoding uncharacterized protein, giving the protein MPGCIRFRTAPLEYEDQMRIMFESVIVTNETSYVPSGDENVDVDEHDVVDVEDTNDREAHKAPSSSERRASKRPAPSSPKGKKKKTFRDQCMKRLVDAYELKAQSSKHSATSQVVDHVRDEIGNMLEQVIKDGAEEGSDEHFYATQLLQKKENRDVFITLKTPNGRLAFVLMSTSSATSECEGNSDSVHTMDVDESDDTDDDYIVAMLGLDYMASSGMNKKKITTTIARMTGIQWVELQLQDPVECFNMFRMRRSVFLSLHDTLVMKYGLRSSRQFCSKEALGMFLWACGAPQSFRQCKNNFHRSLETVSRKFEEVLESIMRLAVDIVRPKDPQFSTIHPKLQEARFWPHFKDCIGAINGTHIPVIVPLADQPKYIGRHGYPSQNVMAVCDFDMRFTFAVTGWPGSVHDTRVLLDTLVTYKDQFPHPPDGKYYLVDSGYPNRKGFLAPYKGQRYHVSEWQHGQHPVGLKEVFNHAHSSLRNVIERSFGVLKMKGRILLNLPSYPVNKQSKIIVACMALHNFIRDSAVHDVHFEEDFQEDDDSSLPRQQAYQISLLLR; this is encoded by the exons atgcCAGGTTGTATCCGGTTCAGAACAGCTCCGCTTGAATATGAGGATCAGATGCGAATCATGTTTGAATCGGTCATTGTTACAAATGAAACTTCATATGTTCCAAGTGGTGATGAAAACGTTGatgttgatgaacatgatgttgttgatgttgaggaCACCAATGATAGGGAGGCACATAAGGCCCCATCCAGTTCTGAGCGGAGGGCTTCAAAAAGGCCAGCTCCTAGTTCccctaaaggaaagaagaagaagacttttAGGGACCAGTGCATGAAGCGGTTGGTCGATGCATATGAGTTGAAAGCTCAAAGTAGTAAACATTCAGCTACTTCACAGGTTGTTGATCACGTTAGAGATGAGATTGGAAATATGTTGGAGCAAGTCATTAAGGATGGGGCTGAGGAGGGGAGTGATGAACACTTCTATGCCACACAACTTCTTCAAAAAAAGGAGAACCGTGATGTGTTCATTACATTGAAGACACCAAATGGGAG GcttgcatttgttttgatgagtaCCTCTAGTGCAACTAGTGAATGTGAAGGCAACAGTGATTCTGTTCATACCATGGATGTTGATGAATCTGACGACactgatgatgattacatagTGGCAATGCTTGGTCTGGACTACATGGCATCATCTGgtatgaacaagaagaagattactactacgatagcaaggatGACTGGAATACAGTGGGTTGAGTTACAACTACAAGATCCAGTGGAGTGCTTTAACATGTTCAGAATGAGGAGGTCAGTTTTCTTAAGCCTTCATGACACTTTGGTTATGAAGTATGGATTGAGATCAAGTAGACAATTTTGTAGCAAGGAAGCACTAGGAATGTTTCTATGGGCTTGTGGTGCACCTCAATCTTTTAGGCAATGCAAGAATAATTTCCATCGCTCATTAGAAACTGTGAGTAGAAAATTTGAAGAGGTTCTTGAATCTATCATGAGATTAGCTGTTGACATTGTGAGGCCTAAGGATCCGCAATTTTCTACTATTCATCCTAAACTACAAGAAGCAAGGTTTTGGcctcatttcaaagattgcataggagcaattaATGGTACCCATATACCTGTAATTGTGCCATTAGCTGATCAACCGAAATACATTGGTCGGCATGGGTATCCTTCACAAAACGTCATGGCGgtttgtgactttgatatgcggTTCACATTTGCTGTCACTGGTTGGCCTGGTTCTGTCCATGATACTCGTGTATTATTGGACACACTTGTCACATACAAGGATCAATTTCCACATCCTCCCGATG gtaagtactatcttgttgactctggatatcctaatagaaaaggatttcttgcaccctacaagggACAGAGGTATCATGTTTCCGAATGGCAGCATGGTCAGCATCCGGTAGGATTGAAAGAAGTGTTTAATCAtgcacattcatcccttagaaatgtgattgagcgatcatttggagttctaaagatgaaggGGCGCATTCTCTTGAATTTGCCCAGTTATCCGGTTAACAAGCAGTCGAAAATTATAGTTGCTTGTATggcccttcacaatttcatcagaGATAGTGCCGTACATGACGTGCATTTTGAAGAGGATTTTCAGGAAGATGATG acagcagcTTACCTAGGCAGCAGGCTTACCAGATAAGCTTGCTTCtcagataa